Proteins encoded together in one Ictidomys tridecemlineatus isolate mIctTri1 chromosome 3, mIctTri1.hap1, whole genome shotgun sequence window:
- the Tom1l1 gene encoding TOM1-like protein 1 isoform X1, whose product MAFGKSHRDPYATSVGQLIEKATFAGVQTEDWGQFMHICDIINTTQDGPKDAVKALKKRISKNYNHKEIQLTLSLIDMCMHNCGPSFQSLIVKKEFIKDSLVKLLDPKYTLPLDIQNRILNFIKCWSQGFPGGVDVSEVKEVYLDLLKKGVQFPLSDAEAPTARQETSLTPPASVPTAPALSSVIPPRNSTITLVPEQIGKLHSELDMVKMNVRVMSAILMENTPGSENHEDLELLQKLYKTCREMQERIMDLLVVVENEDVTVELIQVNEDLNNAILGYERFIRNQQRLLEQHTNQMEATNTTSEPSAPSCELLDLSPSTLMSMATQGELSNVNSQLSNLSFSSPSPIVRNNLNPSLHSNVDLLASENTEMPLFAQRTRQNHASSHTYDNFLEHSNPVLLQPVSLQTATVTPSNQTPPSLPNNHPAMTKNDHQPPNYYEVMEFDPLAPAVTTEAIYEEIDVYPHKGARSHSDC is encoded by the exons AAAAGGCTACATTTGCTGGAGTTCAGACTGAAGACTGGGGCCAGTTCATGCACATCTGTGACATAATTAACACTACCCAGGATGG GCCAAAAGATGCAGTGAAAGCTTTGAAGAaaagaatttccaaaaattacaatCATAAAGAAATCCAACTTACCTTGTCA ctCATTGACATGTGCATGCACAACTGTGGTccaagtttccaatctctgattgTGAAGAAAGAATTCATTAAAGATAGTCTGGTTAAGCTGTTGGATCCTAAATACACCTTACCATTGGACATTCAGAATAGAATCTTGAATTTCATTAAG TGTTGGTCACAGGGTTTCCCAGGAGGTGTAGATGTAAGTGAAGTGAAAGAAGTGTACCTTGACCTGCTTAAGAAGGGTGTTCAGTTTCCTCTCTCAGATGCAGAGGCTCCAACAGCAAGGCAAGAG ACCTCATTGACTCCACCAGCATCTGTTCCTACTGCACCAGCTCTTTCTTCAGTAATTCCTCCCAGGAACTCAACTATTACTTTGGTCCCAGAACAG ATTGGAAAGCTGCACAGTGAATTGGATATGGTGAAAATGAACGTGAGAGTGATGTCTGCCATACTGATGGAGAACACTCCCGGATCTGAGAACCATGAAGACCTAGAGCTTCTGCAG AAACTTTACAAGACCTGTCGGGAGATGCAGGAGAGGATCATGGACCTGCTTGTGGTGGTGGAGAACGAAGATGTAACTGTGGAGCTGATTCAAGTGAATGAGGATTTGAATAATGCCATCCTTGGATACGAGAG GTTTATTCGAAACCAGCAAAGGCTTTTGGAGCAACATACGAACCAGATGGAAGCCACCAAT ACTACCAGTGAGCCCTCCGCTCCATCTTGTGAGCTCCTGGATTTAAGTCCCAGCACCTTGATGTCAATGGCCACTCAAGGAGAACTCAGCAACGTGAATTCTCAGCTTTCAAACTTAA GTTTCAGCTCTCCAAGTCCTATTGTAAGAAACAACTTGAATCCCAGTCTTCATTCAAATGTGGATTTGCTAGCCTCGGAAAATACAGAAATGCCCCT GTTTGCCCAAAGGACACGCCAAAACCACGCCTCAAGTCACACATATGATAAT TTTCTAGAACACTCAAATCCAGTATTACTACAGCCAGTTAGCCTACAGACTGCCACAGTAACACCGTCAAACCAGACACCGCCCTCCTTGCCCAACAATCATCCAG CAATGACAAAGAATGATCACCAGCCACCCAATTACTATGAGGTAATGGAGTTTGATCCCTTAGCTCCTGCTGTCACTACAGA AGCTATTTATGAAGAAATAGATGTTTATCCCCACAAAGGAGCTCGAAGTCATAGTGACTGTTGA
- the Tom1l1 gene encoding TOM1-like protein 1 isoform X2, which yields MCMHNCGPSFQSLIVKKEFIKDSLVKLLDPKYTLPLDIQNRILNFIKCWSQGFPGGVDVSEVKEVYLDLLKKGVQFPLSDAEAPTARQETSLTPPASVPTAPALSSVIPPRNSTITLVPEQIGKLHSELDMVKMNVRVMSAILMENTPGSENHEDLELLQKLYKTCREMQERIMDLLVVVENEDVTVELIQVNEDLNNAILGYERFIRNQQRLLEQHTNQMEATNTTSEPSAPSCELLDLSPSTLMSMATQGELSNVNSQLSNLSFSSPSPIVRNNLNPSLHSNVDLLASENTEMPLFAQRTRQNHASSHTYDNFLEHSNPVLLQPVSLQTATVTPSNQTPPSLPNNHPAMTKNDHQPPNYYEVMEFDPLAPAVTTEAIYEEIDVYPHKGARSHSDC from the exons ATGTGCATGCACAACTGTGGTccaagtttccaatctctgattgTGAAGAAAGAATTCATTAAAGATAGTCTGGTTAAGCTGTTGGATCCTAAATACACCTTACCATTGGACATTCAGAATAGAATCTTGAATTTCATTAAG TGTTGGTCACAGGGTTTCCCAGGAGGTGTAGATGTAAGTGAAGTGAAAGAAGTGTACCTTGACCTGCTTAAGAAGGGTGTTCAGTTTCCTCTCTCAGATGCAGAGGCTCCAACAGCAAGGCAAGAG ACCTCATTGACTCCACCAGCATCTGTTCCTACTGCACCAGCTCTTTCTTCAGTAATTCCTCCCAGGAACTCAACTATTACTTTGGTCCCAGAACAG ATTGGAAAGCTGCACAGTGAATTGGATATGGTGAAAATGAACGTGAGAGTGATGTCTGCCATACTGATGGAGAACACTCCCGGATCTGAGAACCATGAAGACCTAGAGCTTCTGCAG AAACTTTACAAGACCTGTCGGGAGATGCAGGAGAGGATCATGGACCTGCTTGTGGTGGTGGAGAACGAAGATGTAACTGTGGAGCTGATTCAAGTGAATGAGGATTTGAATAATGCCATCCTTGGATACGAGAG GTTTATTCGAAACCAGCAAAGGCTTTTGGAGCAACATACGAACCAGATGGAAGCCACCAAT ACTACCAGTGAGCCCTCCGCTCCATCTTGTGAGCTCCTGGATTTAAGTCCCAGCACCTTGATGTCAATGGCCACTCAAGGAGAACTCAGCAACGTGAATTCTCAGCTTTCAAACTTAA GTTTCAGCTCTCCAAGTCCTATTGTAAGAAACAACTTGAATCCCAGTCTTCATTCAAATGTGGATTTGCTAGCCTCGGAAAATACAGAAATGCCCCT GTTTGCCCAAAGGACACGCCAAAACCACGCCTCAAGTCACACATATGATAAT TTTCTAGAACACTCAAATCCAGTATTACTACAGCCAGTTAGCCTACAGACTGCCACAGTAACACCGTCAAACCAGACACCGCCCTCCTTGCCCAACAATCATCCAG CAATGACAAAGAATGATCACCAGCCACCCAATTACTATGAGGTAATGGAGTTTGATCCCTTAGCTCCTGCTGTCACTACAGA AGCTATTTATGAAGAAATAGATGTTTATCCCCACAAAGGAGCTCGAAGTCATAGTGACTGTTGA
- the Cox11 gene encoding cytochrome c oxidase assembly protein COX11, mitochondrial isoform X2 encodes MGAIWRPGWRLVAFCGWRWSHPGSPTGAAGRVEPFLSLEWSGTGGAERGLRRLWTWERRRPARDPAAQWRRRPKSTNPFTRAQEEDWRRRNKTVLTYVTAAAVGMLGASYAAVPLYRLYCQTTGLGGSAVAGHSSDQIENMVPVKDRIIKVTFNADVHASLQWNFRPQQTEIYVVPGETALAFYKAKNPTDKPIIGISTYNVVPFEAGQYFNKIQNLYWRQKNPIWMH; translated from the exons ATGGGAGCGATCTGGCGTCCGGGATGGAGGCTGGTTGCTTTTTGTGGCTGGCGATGGAGCCATCCTGGATCCCCGACTGGGGCTGCGGGGAGGGTAGAGCCATTCCTTAGCCTGGAGTGGAGCGGAACAGGAGGGGCTGAGAGAGGGCTGAGACGGCTGTGGACATGGGAACGCCGGAGACCCGCCCGGGACCCAGCCGCGCAGTGGCGGCGGCGACCGAAGAGCACAAACCCTTTCACGCGGGCGCAGGAGGAGGACTGGAGGCGACGGAACAAGACGGTGCTCACCTACGTGACCGCGGCCGCCGTGGGCATGCTGGGGGCCTCTTACGCCGCCGTGCCCCTTTATCGGCTCTATTGCCAG ACTACTGGACTTGGAGGATCAGCAGTAGCAGGTCATTCATCAGACCAAATTGAAAACATGGTGCCTGTCAAGGATCGAATCATTAAGGTTACCTTTAATGCAGATGTGCATGCAAGTCTCCAGTGGAACTTTAGACCTCAGCAAACAGAAATATAT GTAGTACCAGGAGAGACTGCACTGGCATTTTATAAAGCTAAGAATCCTACTGACAAACCAATAATTGGAATTTCTACATACAATGTTGTACCATTTGAAGCTGGACAGTATTTCAATAAAATACAG AATCTCTACTGGAGACAGAAGAACCCCATTTGGATGCACTGA
- the Cox11 gene encoding cytochrome c oxidase assembly protein COX11, mitochondrial isoform X1 gives MGAIWRPGWRLVAFCGWRWSHPGSPTGAAGRVEPFLSLEWSGTGGAERGLRRLWTWERRRPARDPAAQWRRRPKSTNPFTRAQEEDWRRRNKTVLTYVTAAAVGMLGASYAAVPLYRLYCQTTGLGGSAVAGHSSDQIENMVPVKDRIIKVTFNADVHASLQWNFRPQQTEIYVVPGETALAFYKAKNPTDKPIIGISTYNVVPFEAGQYFNKIQCFCFEEQRLNPQEEVDMPVFFYIDPEFAEDPRMVNVDLITLSYTFFEAKEGHKLPVPGYN, from the exons ATGGGAGCGATCTGGCGTCCGGGATGGAGGCTGGTTGCTTTTTGTGGCTGGCGATGGAGCCATCCTGGATCCCCGACTGGGGCTGCGGGGAGGGTAGAGCCATTCCTTAGCCTGGAGTGGAGCGGAACAGGAGGGGCTGAGAGAGGGCTGAGACGGCTGTGGACATGGGAACGCCGGAGACCCGCCCGGGACCCAGCCGCGCAGTGGCGGCGGCGACCGAAGAGCACAAACCCTTTCACGCGGGCGCAGGAGGAGGACTGGAGGCGACGGAACAAGACGGTGCTCACCTACGTGACCGCGGCCGCCGTGGGCATGCTGGGGGCCTCTTACGCCGCCGTGCCCCTTTATCGGCTCTATTGCCAG ACTACTGGACTTGGAGGATCAGCAGTAGCAGGTCATTCATCAGACCAAATTGAAAACATGGTGCCTGTCAAGGATCGAATCATTAAGGTTACCTTTAATGCAGATGTGCATGCAAGTCTCCAGTGGAACTTTAGACCTCAGCAAACAGAAATATAT GTAGTACCAGGAGAGACTGCACTGGCATTTTATAAAGCTAAGAATCCTACTGACAAACCAATAATTGGAATTTCTACATACAATGTTGTACCATTTGAAGCTGGACAGTATTTCAATAAAATACAG TGCTTCTGTTTTGAAGAACAAAGGCTTAACCCCCAAGAGGAAGTAGATATGCCAGTATTTTTTTACATTGATCCTGAATTTGCTGAAGATCCAAGAATGGTGAATGTTGATCTTATCACTCTTTCTTATACCTTTTTTGAAGCAAAGGAAGGGCACAAGTTGCCTGTTCCAGGCTATAATTGA